TGATGCCCCTTTAGTTCTGGATGGGATAAATTTACAGGTTTCACCTGGTATGACGATAGGTATTGTAGGTCGTTCCGGGTCTGGTAAGAGCACGTTGACGAAACTGATTCAGCGTTTATATTTGCCGGAACGAGGCCGGATATTGATTGATGGAATTGATTTAGCCCAGGTCGAGCCGGCCTGGCTACGGCGTCAAATAGGGGTCGTTTTGCAGGAGAATTTTTTATTTAATGGCAGTGTGCGGGAAAATATCGCAGCTATTGATCCCGGGGCCTCTATGGAGAAAATTGTTCAAGTCGCCAAACTGGCCGGAGCGCATGAATTCATTCTTGAATTGCCAGAAGGATATGACACGAATGTAGGAGAACGCGGTACAGCACTGTCCGGGGGGCAGCGTCAGCGTATCGCTATTGCCCGGGCGCTTTTGCTCAATCCGCGTATTCTCATCTTTGATGAAGCGACCAGTGCTCTGGACTATCAATCAGAGCGGATTATTCAGGATAATCTTCAACAAATTTGCCAGGGGCGTACGGTATTTATTATTGCGCACCGCTTGTCAACGGTGCGGAGTGCCGATGTGCTTGTAGTCATTGAAAAGGGGCGCATTATTGAACAGGGGAGCCATCAACAACTACTTAGCCAACAGGGTGCCTATTATAATCTGTATAGGCAGCAGGAAGGTGGCGAAGTATGCGCATCATAAAGCTTGGCTGTTGGATCCGTGATAAGCTGGTCAATATAAAGGCGGGTAAGAAGCATTGCAAGGAGAACGAGAAGCTTAGTCAGAGCGAATTGGAATTTTTGCCGGCAGCGCTTGAGATTGTTGAGACACCGCCATCGCCGCTTGGCAGAGCGATTGTGTGGCTATTGGTAATACTGTTTGTCATTGCTATATTTTGGGCTTATTTTGGTCATGTGGACGAGGTAGCTGTAGCTCCGGGTAAAGTGATTCCTTCCGGTTATACCAAAACAATTCAAGCTTTTGATACCGGTGTTGTAAAGAGCATTCATGTTAAAGATGGCAGTAAGGTACAACCTGGTGACGTTTTGATTGAGCTGGACACGACTATCACTGCGGCGGATCTGGCCCGATTGACGAAAGAACAAGCTTATTACCAGTTGGAAATCAAACGGCTGCTTGCTGAGCAAATGGGGCGGTCCTTCGTTCCTGAACAGAGTGCGAGCGCCAACCCTCAGGACGTGCAGTACCAAATGCAGTTATATAATAGTCGGATGGAAGAGCAACAGGCAAAGGTAGCTGCGGCTCAACAGGCTGTAAATCAGGCTCAGGCAGCTTTGGAAACGGCACAGGCCACCAAGCAGAAACTAGCCATGCAGCTTGAGATAGCTGTACATAGGGAAGGCGCTATGAAAAGTCTAGCTGAAATGGGGGCAGTGGGTGAATTTCAATATTTGGACTATAAGGACAGATTAAACAACATCCAGCAAGATTTAAGCGCCCAAAGCAGTGAAATTGTCAAAGCTAACCATAGCTTGCTACAAAGTATGGAAACATTACATGGAATTGTCGGTGAACATGAAACCGACATTATGACCAAACTAGTTGAGGATCGTCGCCAACTACAGTCTATCCAAGAAGAGATAAGCAAAGCTGAGGAAAAACATCGGTTAAGCACAATAACCGCGCCAATTACCGGTACGGTACAGCAACTGGCGGTTCATACTGTGGGCGGAGTAGTTACTCCTGCCCAGGTACTCATGCTGATAGTTCCGGAAGGAGAGCAAATGGAAATTGAAGTTTGGGTACCCAATAAGGATGTCGGGTTTGTTTATGCGGGGCAGTCGGCGGAAATTAAGGTGGAAACCTTTAACTTCCAAAAATATGGAACTTTGGATGCAACATTGGTGGAAATCAGCTCTGATGCGGTAGAAGATAAAGATAAAGGCTTGGTTTACCGGGCCTTACTACGGACGGATGTCAATTATTTTGCTTTGGCGGATGATCGGGTTGTATATTTGAGCCCTGGAATGGCTGTGACAGCGGAGGTCAAGACGAGGAAAAAACGGATCATTGAGTACTTTACCGATCCATTTATTAAGTACCGGAGTGAGGGACTGCGAGAAAGGTAGTTCATAAACAAAGGAGGAAGTTTTTTGCGGTTTGTTTTTCTACATTCCAACTTTCCAGCACAATTCGTTCACTTGGCTTCTTATCTTGCTCAAAGGATGGGTAATCAAGTGGTTTTCATTACTGGCAGGAAAGATGGTGAGATACCTGGTGTATGCAAAGTCGTTTATGAAGAACCACGCTCAGTAAATCCGGCTACGCATCATTATCTGCAGGGCTTTGAGAAGGCTGTGCTCCAAGGGCAGGCGGTCTACCGAGAACTGGCAAAACTAAGAGCACAGAATTTTTGGCCTGACGTTATTTATGGTCATGCAGGCTGGGGGTTACCTACCTTTGCTAAGGAGGTTTTTCCGCAGAGCAAGTTGATTTGTTTGTTTGAATGGTTTTATCGAGCTCACGGCAGTGACGCGGATTTTGATCCGGCCATGCCGCTCAGTGTTGATGATGAACTGAAGATTCGAGTAAAAAATGCCCCTATCTTGCTTGATCTGGATCATTGTGATTGGGGAGTTAGTCCTACCTATTGGCAACATCGTCAATTTCCCCTGGAGTATCAACCTAAAATCAGTATTGTCCACGAGGGAATTGATACCGAGTTTATTAAACCCAAGCCGGGA
The DNA window shown above is from Propionispora hippei DSM 15287 and carries:
- a CDS encoding HlyD family type I secretion periplasmic adaptor subunit, translating into MRIIKLGCWIRDKLVNIKAGKKHCKENEKLSQSELEFLPAALEIVETPPSPLGRAIVWLLVILFVIAIFWAYFGHVDEVAVAPGKVIPSGYTKTIQAFDTGVVKSIHVKDGSKVQPGDVLIELDTTITAADLARLTKEQAYYQLEIKRLLAEQMGRSFVPEQSASANPQDVQYQMQLYNSRMEEQQAKVAAAQQAVNQAQAALETAQATKQKLAMQLEIAVHREGAMKSLAEMGAVGEFQYLDYKDRLNNIQQDLSAQSSEIVKANHSLLQSMETLHGIVGEHETDIMTKLVEDRRQLQSIQEEISKAEEKHRLSTITAPITGTVQQLAVHTVGGVVTPAQVLMLIVPEGEQMEIEVWVPNKDVGFVYAGQSAEIKVETFNFQKYGTLDATLVEISSDAVEDKDKGLVYRALLRTDVNYFALADDRVVYLSPGMAVTAEVKTRKKRIIEYFTDPFIKYRSEGLRER